Sequence from the Candidatus Binatia bacterium genome:
CATGTGAAAGCGGCGCGGAAACAGAGCGGCACGCCGGGGCGCATCATCGCCTACGTGATGACGCTGGAGGGCCCCGAGCCGGTGGGCCAGCTGACCGCTTCACCTGACTATGCCCACTATATAGAACACCAGATCGCTCCGGTCGCCGACGCCGTGCTCCGCTTCCTGGGAACCGACTTCGAATCGGTCGCGCAGACAAAGAGGCAGTTGGCGCTGTTTTGAATTCCCGGGCGCTGCCGGCTTCCTTGTATTTCTGTACCCTGACTGCGGGAATGCAAGGACGATCAAGCTCGCTGATGGCGATCGCCGTGCGGGCGGTGCGCTCGATGGTTGCAGAGGGAGGGACAGCGGCAACGGCGGCGTGGAACGCGGCCCGGTCTTGGCGGCTAATCGGTGCCGACAGGTACCACCCGGGCGCCTGCAAGTGCGAGGTCGCGGTCCGTTCCCCAGACTTCTTCGATTCGAAAACGATCGAGGAACACCAGGCTCGATGCGTCCACGTACGTGAGCTTGTGACCCCGGAGACGCTCGAGCTTGCGGATGACCAGCGCGTGGTGCTCGGCGTCGAGCGACAGCAGCTCAAGATGCGGCAGGTCGACGAGCGCCAGGCGGAAGGTCCGCGCGGCTTCCTCACCCAGGCGGTGGAGAAACCAGCCGTAAGTCTCCGACACGATCGCCAGTGACGAAAACCACCGTCGCGGCGGGTCTGAGAAGAGACGCGTCGCCGCCTGGTGATACTGATCGGATCGGTCGAGAAAGGCGATGAATATGCCAGTGTCCAAGAAGACCGGCCCGGCCCTCATGGCCGTGCGCGCCCATAGACCACGTCGTTGACGCTACGGCTCGCGTGTGGGTCGCCGGAGGACACCGAACCCGCGTACCGCATCCAAGGGCGAGCGGTTCCCTTCCGTTGCCCCAACGCCACCGCCACCGCGCGGCGCAAGAACTCGGCGAGGGAGATGCCACGCCGTCGCGCCTCCGCCTTGGCTTGGCGGTACGCGTCCTCTTCCAGGGATATCTGTGTCCGGATCATCTGTTATCAGGGTAATGTGGTGTGATAACACATGTCAAGCTCGCAGAGCCGGCCGGTCGAGCGTTGGGCGGCGAAGGTAGAGGTGTGCGATGGCCAGGAAGAGAGAATGCGTCGATTTCGTGAAATAGATCGAATCTCGGCTGGAGTCCTGCCGCACGCGCCGACTTCGCGGGCGCCGAAAAAGATCGTGGGTGCGAGTCACCGCGCGGCGAGAAGTGCCAACGGCTGGTTGCGGTGCAGCGCGGTGATCCGTACCCAAAGTGCCATCGTCCCCAAGCCGGAATTCCGCGAGTTGAAGAACACGTCGATGAAATCATTCTCGCCCACGGCGACGCGCAGCTTGACGGCGATCACCGTGCGGGCGGTGCGCTCGATCGTTGCAGAGGGAAGGACAGCGGCAACGGCAGCGTAGAACGCGGCTTCGAAGGCGTCTGGATCGTCAGCCAGCGGCATCCGCCGGTGCCGTCAACTCCCGGATGAAATCGAGAAGTTCCCGCCGCTCCATGGCGAGCGCTTCCCAGCCCATGAAGTCGCGCTCGGTGCGGCGCGCGAAACGCGCGGCGATTGCGACCCGCGTTCCAGTCCGCAGCTAACTGCTCGAACGTGCGGCCGTAGCGCCTCGAAGTCCCCGATCTGGTCGACGACGTCGCGCAAGCGAATCCGCACGGCTTCCAAAGCTACGACCTTGATCGACCCCGCCAGGCCAGCCGCCGGCTGCAGCTTGCGCAGAACAAGCTGAGCCCGTTCACTCAATTGCAGTTCTACGGCCACAGGGTACTGCCGAATCGGCGCTTCCGGCAAGTGTGTCGAGGTGCTGGGTAGTGGGTCACTTTGACCCACTACCAGGTACTGCGTCGAGGTACGGTAGGTACGGTGCCTGGCGAGGTCGCCCGGCCCTGCGAGCACGGATGAGCGACCGACCCCAGCGCCACCACGACCGCCGCGGTTTGGCCAGCTACCTAGCGCTCCACGCGGCTGAAGAACTCCGGGAGGCAATCGGTATTGAACTGAATGACATGAATCACCTAATCCCCTACCGACGGTCATTGAATCACTACGAGTATTGAGTACTAATGAGCGCACTTGTGTACTAACGTACACGGGGGCTGCTCCTAAGAAGCCTGCGGTGAACCACGCCCCCGCATGGGTTGCTCGTTCGCAACAGCTCGCCGGTTTAACCCCGGCCACAAAGAGGTGCATCATGGCAGCTCTCAAAATTAATGAAGCATCGGTCATTGCAGCCTTGGTCATCGCGCTCATTGCCACTGAGCCGAGACTCCTTGCGGCGCAGATCAGTGGCGACCAGCCGGTGATCTCCGGCACTGCTGGAACTGAAGCTGGTCCGCTCGGCCCGCCAGATATTGTCGACATTCCCGGCGTTGGGCCTGTCGACCTGAGCACTCTTCCGCCAAAGTTGCGCAACAACATCCGAAGGCCGGGAGTGGTTTACACGGAGCCGCCGGAGCAGTACGGGGACCTGCCGCCTCTGCCGCAGTCCCCGGACGTGGACGAGCCCCGTTCGATCCCCGAACTTACAAGTCCTGCGGAGGCGCCACCAACGCCCGAATTCAGGGAGGATATCTCGCAGGAAGAAGCCATGAGGCGTATGTACCAGAAGCGGGCTTGGCCCCTTGGCGAAATCCCGGAAGACGCACACCTGAAAGCGTGGCAGCACATACAGGAAATGCAAGAAGCTCCGCCGCCGGCGTTAGAAGCACCGGCCACCCCACAGTCATTGTTGCGACTGGGACCGGGACGATGGCTCGCGCGAGCCTGGGAAATGCTTGCTCCGCCGCCGGCATTCGCCCAGTCGGCTCTCTGGTCTCAGATTGGCCCGGCGCCGTTCCGAGTCGACAACGGCGCGGGACTGGCGAACGCCGGAAGGATCGCTTATGTGGCGGTGGATCCTCAAAACTCTGCGCGCATCTACCTAGGAACAGATCTCGGGGGGCTTTCCGCACGCTCGATGGTGGCACCACTTGGACTGCTTTGACGGACGACCAGCCAAGCCTCGTGATCAGGAGCGTCGCCATCCATCCGACCAACAGTGATGTCGTGCTCGCCGCTACTGGCGGGTACACATACCGGGGCGCAGGCCTTCTCCGTACCACAAACGCAACGTCCGCAGTGCCGGCGTGGTGCCAAATCGGCCCGACTTGGTGTAATGGCAATCCGCCGTGCGGCCTCTCTGGAACCTGCGTGGCCTCAAACCCAACAAACTGCCCGGAAACCGTGCCGGCGAATAGCGTCCTCTCGATCGGCGCCGTGGTCGTGGACGATACGAAGGTTACCGGTCCCGCTCCGTACCCGCGTGTTTGGGTCGCGACGTCGAAGGGGCTTTGGTGGTCTGACAACGCTCTTGATCCGGCGACGTACACTAACTGCAATCTCGTGAACTGGACGCGCATCACCGCCTTGCTCAACCGGGCCGATGGCCTTCCAAATCAGATCGGTACCCTGCTTGTGAGCCCGTGGGACTATCCCCCTACGAAGAATGGCGCGGACAAGAACACGCTGTTCGCGAGTGTGGTGAACAGCGACACGCCGTCACAAAATGGTTGGTACCGATCACCTGATCGCGGCGGCTGCTGGGCGCGAGTCAACCCCTCTGGATTCACATTTGGAGCGGACCTAAACTGTTATGATTCCGGACCGAACGCCTGCTCCACAATTGCGCGCGACACCGCTCAGGGCACAAGCGGAACCGACGTGATATACTCGACAATCAATGGCGGCAACCTACAAACGATGTGCGGGAACCCACCCAGCGCCGTAGTCAAGATGCGGCTGTACAAAGGTACCTTTCCCGATACGGGTGGGGTGTGCACAGGGACGGGCCTCACCTGGCACCTGATTACGGCAAATAGGACCTGCTCGACCAGCGCAGATTGTTGTGATGTCGGCTGCCAGTGTCTGCTCAACGGTCAGCCGCAGAACCCGTGTCCCACCGGCCAAACGTGCACTTGCGCCCCAGGCCCTGACTGCCAGAATATGCGATCTGTTCAGATCGACCCTGCGAACAGGAATGTTGTCGTACTCGGCGCAGAAGACCTTTCCCGCTCGACGGATGGCGGTACCAGCGGCTTCAAGATCCTGGGTGTTGGGACGCTGCATGTGGACCACCATGCATTCGCCTTTGACCCTGCGAATCACAACGTCCTGTTTGATGGAAACGACGGCGGCATCTGGAAGAGCAGCCCCGACTTCAGCAACGGCAGTGTGAACCCGGCGTGGAGCAGTCTCAATACGAACCTCGCGAACGCCGAGTTTTACGGCGGTACGATCGACACGCTCAATCCCGGCACCTCTGGGGGCGGCACGCAGGACGATGGGACCCTGCGCGGGGCCAATCCGCTGGAGTGGTCGTATTACACCGGCGGCGATGACGATGTCGTGATCATCGATCCCACGAATTCCAAGGTCATCTACAAGATGGGCGCCTTCGACAACGCCGGGGCGATTTCGCGCAGTACCGAAGGTTGGCTCAACTTCCACGATATCACCGGCCAGCTGCCTGGCAAACGCTTCGTCGGCAACTCCCCCACAATGGACCCGAACGACCACAGAAAGTTA
This genomic interval carries:
- a CDS encoding CopG family transcriptional regulator; translated protein: MIRTQISLEEDAYRQAKAEARRRGISLAEFLRRAVAVALGQRKGTARPWMRYAGSVSSGDPHASRSVNDVVYGRARP
- a CDS encoding PIN domain-containing protein → MRAGPVFLDTGIFIAFLDRSDQYHQAATRLFSDPPRRWFSSLAIVSETYGWFLHRLGEEAARTFRLALVDLPHLELLSLDAEHHALVIRKLERLRGHKLTYVDASSLVFLDRFRIEEVWGTDRDLALAGARVVPVGTD